Sequence from the Calypte anna isolate BGI_N300 chromosome 25, bCalAnn1_v1.p, whole genome shotgun sequence genome:
CGAACCGCCCAGAACTGCCCCGAACCGCCCGAACCTCCCTGAACTGAACTGCCCCGCCCAGAACCACCCGAACCGCCCAGAAACGCCCGAACCTCCCTGaactgctctgccctgccctgcctcacCCAGAACAGCCCAGAACTGCCCCGAACCTCCCTGgactgaactgaactgaactgcCCCGCCCCACCCAGAACTGCCAGAACCACCCAGAACTGCCCCAAACCGCCCCAAACCTCCCTGAACTGAACTgccccaccctgccctgccccacccCACCCAGAACCGCCCAGAACTGCCCCAAACCGCCCCAAACCTCCCTGGACTGAACTGCCCCGCCCAGAACCGCCCGAACCGCCCAGAACCACCCAGAACCGCCCCAAACCTCCCTGAACTCCCTGAACCGCCCCAAACATCCCTGAACTGCCCCGAACTGCCCTGAACGaccccaaaccaccccaaaccaccccaaaccgCCCCAAACCGCGTATGGGCGCGCTCAGGTGTGGGGTGACACGCGTGTGACCTCCCCGTTCCTCCTGTTGGACCCACGCGTGGGTCCCTGTGGTCACCGGAGTGTTTGTGTCACCTCCTGTGTCCCCATGTGTGTCCCTGTgtgtgtccccatgtcccctcaCACGTCCCCATCCGTGTCCCCACGTCCCCTCCCGTGTCCCCTCCGTGtccccccacacctcccaccAGGGACCACATCTACGCCTTTGACCTGGGGCAGGACACGGGGACTCTGTACCCCCAGAGGGTaagtggggagggggacacgaggggaggggggggggctggggtaGGGTGGGGGTCCCTGTGCCCACCACCCCTGGTGTCACCCCCCAGCACCTCACCTGGGAGACAAGGGACAGAGAGAACTGTGCCATGCGGGGACGGCTGCAGGTATgggggggggacatggggggcGTGGGGGGACATGAGGGGGCGTGGGGGGCTATGGGGGGATGTGGAGGGGCTATGGGGGGTGTGGGGATGTGGGGGGCTATGGGGGGGGGAATATAGGGGTGAGGGGGTGGGAGATGGGTGGGACGAGGTGAAACAGGGGGCTCAGGGGAGAGTGAGGTGGGGGTGATgacctctccccccccctctctgTGTCCGcccccctcctgtccccacgcAGGACGAGTGTCACAACTACATCAGGGTCCTGGTGCCCCGGGACCCCGGGACCCTCCTGGTGTGCGGGACCAACGCCTTCAGCCCCCTCTGCCGCATCTACAgggtgggggctgggggggggcaTGGGCTGGGGGGGGTCAGAGAGGGGGGGGTGATGAGTTGGGGGGGGTCTCGTCATGGATGTGATGAGTTGGGGGGGGTCAGAGGGGGGGTGATGAGTTGGGGGGTTTCATCATGGGATGTGATGAGTTGGGGGGCTCAGATTGGGAGTGATGAGTTGGGGGGGGGtctccacagctctgcagcggggcagggagggtgcaggggggggggaggtgtgtGCTGAGTTGTTGGGGGGGGGTCTCAACCCCTCTGTGCCCCCCCTCAGGTGAGCAGCCTGGCTCAGGAGGGTGAGGAGCTGAGCGGGCAGGCGCGCTGCCCCTTCGATGCCAAGCAGAGCGTGGTCGCCCTCTTCGTGGGTGGGTGCTgatgggatgggggtgggggggtgtcCCCAAGGGTGGGGACAGTGGTGACACcgctgtgtgtcccccccccgaGCAGATGGCAGCCTCTACTCTGCCACGGTGGCCGATTTCCAGGCCAGTGACTCCGTCATCTACCGCAGCCTCAGCCCCGGGCAGCCCCCCCTGCGCACCCTCAAGTACAGCTCCCGCTGGCTGCAGGGTACCcccggggggctggggggcagtgggagggggcaggggggtCCTGACCCCTGTGGGGGtccggggggctggggggggtttgggggttcTGACCCCTGTGGGggtctgtggggctggggggggtttgggtttgctgAGCCCTTTGGGGGTCCATGGGTTGGGGGTCCTGACCCCTGTGGGGGTtcgtggggctgggggggtttggAAGGGGGTCAGGTAGAAGGGTGGGGGGATACTGGAGGGGCACAGGGGtaggggacagggacagtggCACCAGGGGCTGACagccccccctgtcccccccccagAACCCCACTTTGTCCAAGCGCTGTCCTACGGCCCCTACGTTTACTTCTTCTtcagggaggtggcagtggaGCTCAGTGCCCTGGGCAAGGTGGGTGTGGGGACCTGGGGACATGGCCCGGGGGGTGGCACCtctgggtgctggtgctgctgtccccacaTCCCTCTGTCCCAACACCCACGGGTCCCCCCGTGTCCTGGTTCCTCTGGGTCCCTGTCTGCcagtgtccctgtgtccctgggtGCTGGCACCTTGGGTGTCCATATCTTTGGATCCCCGTGTCCCCATGTGCCAATGTCCCCATGTCCTGGCACTCCAGTGTCCCCATCTCCCAATGTCCCCATCTGCCAGTGTCCCCATGTCCTGGTACTTCATTGTCCCCATGTTCCAATGTCCCCATATCCTGGCTCTCCAGTGTCCCCATGTGCCAATGTCCCCATGTCCTGGCTCTCCAGTGTCCCCATGTGCCAATGTCCCCATGTCCTGGTACTTCATTGTCCCCATGTGCCAATGTCCCCATGTCCTGGCACTCCAGTGTCCCCATCTCCCAATGTCCCCATCTGCCAGTGTCCCCATGTCCTGGTACTTCATTGTCCCCATGTTCCAATGTCCCCATGTCCTGGTACTTCATTGTCCCCATGTTCCAATGTCCCCATGTCCTGGCTCTCCAGTGTCCCCATGTGCCAATGTCCCCATGTCCTGGTACTTCATTGTCCCCATGTTCCAATGTCCCCATGTCCTGGCTCTCCAGTGTCCCCATGTGCCAATGTCCCCATGTCCTGGTACTTCATTGTCCCCATGTGCCAATGTCCCCGTATCCTGCCACCCCTGTGTCCCCGTGTGCCGATGTCCCCACGTGCCGATGTCCCCGTGCCCTGCCACCCGTGGGTCACTGCCAGCCGGGGTGCTGTGCAGGTGGTGGTGGCCCGGGTGGCCCGGCTGTGCCGCAATGACCGGGGTGGCTCTCGGCGGGTGCTGGAGCGGCGCTGGACGTCGTTCCTGAAGCTGCGGCTGCAGTGTGCGGTCCCTGGGGACACCATCTTCTACTTCGATGTCCTGGAGGCTGTGACACCCCCCAGGGCCCTGCACGGCCGCCCCGCTGTCCTCGCCCTCTTTGGCACCCAACCCAACAGGCACGGGGGGGACGGGGACGTGGGTGGCCCGAGGGGGCgtggggggaggtggggacaTAAgggatggggacatggggaTGAACCCACAGAAGGACAGGGGAGATGAGgacatggggacatggggaTGGACTCAGAGGGGGCCATGGGGACACacttccatggggacaggggagatggggacaggggagaTGGGGACACGGAGCCACCAGAgatggggacacagggatggTCTCACAGGGGTCGTGAGGACACTTTGGGACAGGACACAGGAGAAGAGGGTGCAGGGACACAGTGGGGACACAGAGGGGCCCTGGCTGAGCTGCGGCTGAGCTGGCAGCCCCGGGAGGGCACAggggtgtccctgtccccaggggtgTCACCCCCTGCCATCCCCGCAGCATCCCCGGCTCCGCCGTCTGCGCCTTCTACCTGGGGGACATGGAGAGGGCGTTCGAGGGACCCTTTGCCGAGCCCCGCGGGGCCACCTGGGCCCCCGTGCCCGAGGAGGGGGTGCCCCGACCCAGGTACCCCCCAACCCGGACCCCTGGGTGCGTCCCCCCGGGTGTGGCGGTCGCCCAGGTCCCTGATGGTGGCTGTGCCCAGGCCGGGGGGCTGTGCCGGGATGGGACCCTCCGCTGGCATCGTCACCTCCGGGGACTTCCCCGACGAGACCTTGACCTTCGCCAAGGAGCACCCACTGCTGCACGGGGCCCTGGCACCTGCTGGGGGGCGGCCCCTCTTCACCCACACTGGCACCAGGTGTGacccctggggacagggtgaCCTCAGGGTGGGTGGCCGTGGGGATGGGGTGGCCATGGGGACAAGGTGGCCTTGGGATGGGTGTCTTTGGGATGGAGTGGCCTTGGGATGGGTGGGGACGGGATGACCTCGGGATGGgtggctgtggggacagggtGGCCTTGAGATGGGTGGCCCTGGGGACAAGGGAAGCTTTGGGAACAAGGTGGCTTTGGGGACAGGCTGGCCTTGGGGACAGGCTGACCGCAGTGCTGGGTGTCCGTGGGGACAGGCTGACACAGCTGGCAGTGGACGTGGGCGCGGGGCCGCGGGGGGACAGGACTGTCCTGTTCCTGGGTGCTGAGGACGGGCGGGTGCTGAAGGTCCTGGCAGCCACCCAGCACCCCGGGGCCACCCAGCACCCTGGTGGCACCCTGGCacctggggacactggggacactgggggacACCGACTCTgagacactgctgctggaggacaTCAACCTCTACGACCccaggaggtgggtgctgggaagggggctggggggctcgTGGTGGTCATGGGGCTGAGGGTCTCAGGGgacccctgggtgctggggggctcATGGGAACCACGGGGTGAGGGGTGTTGGGGGTCTCAAAGGGGAACCACGgggctggtgggtgctggggggctcATGGgactgggggtgctggggagctggtggGTGCCACGGGGTCGGGGGTactggtgggtgctggggggctcATGGGTGCCACGGGGTTGGGGGTACTGGTGGGTACTGGTGAGCTGGTGGGGACTGGGGGGCTGATGGGGgcggtggggctggggggttcTGGGGGTCTCTGGGTGCTGCAGTGCGAGGGGGGCTGTGTTGGGGTGCAGGTGCCAGGGGCCACGTcgggtgctggggatggagctgaaCCCCCCGGGCAGGGAACTTTTCGTCGCCTTCTCGGGGTGCCTGGTGAGGGTCCCCGTGAGCCGCTGCGCCCAGCATGGAGCCTGCCGCAGGTCAGGGTGGGGGTCAGGGTGGGGGGTGAGGGAACGGGGCAGATGTGGGGTTGGGGTGTGCAGGGGGGGTGTGAGGATGCAGGGACGTGAGAGGACATGGGGGACACACGGACATGAGGGGACACACGGACATGGGGGACATTGAGGGGCACAGGATGGGGGGACGGGGGGTGCATGGGGCAGAAGGGCACGCgagggacatggggacatggggggacACAGATGTGCAAGGACACGGGGACATGGGGGGACACAAGGACATGGGGGGACACAGATGTGCAAGGACATAGGGACATGGGGGGACACAAGGACAtggggggacacagggatgtGCAAAGACAGAGGGACATAAAAGGacatggggacatgggggacACAAGGACatggggggacatggggacagggcagggtgaccccagcccctgtccccccaggagctgcctggctgcCCGTGACCCCTACTGTGTCTGGCTGCCCCCCGGGGGCTGTGTCCCCTTCTCCGAGGACCTCCCGTGAGTGTCCCCCGTGGTGGCCTCAGTGTCCCCATCTCCTgagccccatcctgctggggtggggacactggggatgGTGGGTGACATCCCCCCAACCCCACCCCCCATTCTGTGTGCTCCAGGAGTGGCTTCGAGCAGGACCTGGAGGGATCCAGTGGGAACACTGAGAGCTGCCAAGGTgaaggggggggacacagggggacgtgaggggacatggggggacacagggggacacggggggacaTTGAGGATGGGGAATATTGGGGGACATGGAGGGTGATCAGGAGAACTTCTGTGGGACAGGAGGTGATGGGGGGATGGAGGTGGCCCCAGGGTGACACTGGGGGCTCTGGGCCATGTGGGTGACACCAGAGGATGTGGAGGACATTtagggggggggacacacatgGGTGGTCCCGGGTGGCCTGGTCCCACCCCCCTCTGCTCTCACAGAGACATCGGCTGCGGGGGACAGCGATGCAGAGAGGGACTTGGCCCATGGTCAGTGACACCCGACTGTCCCCACGGACCCCCATGGCGAGGGGGGGGACATGGGAGGGTCCccaggggtgggagagggaccccagggatggggaggagccgtggggatggggggggaccCCAAggactggggagggactttggggACAAGGGAGGGACCCCCGGGGGCAGGGGAGGGACCCCAGGGACGGGGGTACCCGAGGGACCAGGGGGGACCCCAAGGAACAGGGAGGGACCCCTGGCCACAGGGTGACCGCGGGGGTCCCCGAGAGGCCGGGCAGCTGACGGGTGGTCCCGCAGGGGTTCGGCAGCCCGGGCCGGGGGCCGCGGCGACGGTTCCGGTGCCGGTGCTGGTGGGCTGCGTCCTGGGCTCCTTCGCCCTGGGGGCTTTGGC
This genomic interval carries:
- the SEMA6C gene encoding LOW QUALITY PROTEIN: semaphorin-6C (The sequence of the model RefSeq protein was modified relative to this genomic sequence to represent the inferred CDS: inserted 4 bases in 2 codons; deleted 1 base in 1 codon); this translates as MPGVPLPPPLLLLLLLPGGSALSFPRDLIPRSTVGLAATASYPRFVGLRGDNATAHLGLGFQRLLRLNRTLLVAARDHIYAFDLGQDTGTLYPQRHLTWETRDRENCAMRGRLQDECHNYIRVLVPRDPGTLLVCGTNAFSPLCRIYRVSSLAQEGEELSGQARCPFDAKQSVVALFVDGSLYSATVADFQASDSVIYRSLSPGQPPLRTLKYSSRWLQEPHFVQALSYGPYVYFFFREVAVELSALGKVVVARVARLCRNDRGGSRRVLERRWTSFLKLRLQCAVPGDTIFYFDVLEAVTPPRALHGRPAVLALFGTQPNSIPGSAVCAFYLGDMERAFEGPFAEPRGATWAPVPEEGVPRPRPGGCAGMGPSAGIVTSGDFPDETLTFAKEHPLLHGALAPAGGRPLFTHTGTRLTQLAVDVGAGPRGDRTVLFLGAEDGRVLKVLAATQHPGATQHPGGTLAPGDTGDTXGDTDSETLLLEDINLYDPRRCQGPRRVLGMELNPPGRELFVAFSGCLVRVPVSRCAQHGACRRSCLAARDPYCVWLPPGGCVPFSEDLPSGFEQDLEGSSGNTESCQETSAAGDSDAERDLAHGVRQPGPGAAATVPVPVLVGCVLGSFALGALATGLLVAACRRPDVPKGPPETPAPRPPAQPPVPRLYPQLPGAAGQRDPPEPPPPPPAAPQPPGERSREGGTEPRSPQAPRPGPPEPPGPGPPPKVTLEELRQRLQGGGLGGVSGWXPPPGAAGSFANRVQPGTPFSGLPPPPRDGAPRRMDVPPDSPPPPRRPLAQRHSLGGGTPARPPLGLARGLTRMHSLETPGGPPWGPRHSPLERSLSVKPPVLPKPLLVPAAPGRP